The genomic stretch TGGCTGATGAAGATCAGCGTGCCCTCGTACTGTTTCAGGGCGTGGATGAGCGCATCGATCGACGGGATGTCGAGGTGCGTCGTGGGCTCGTCCATGAGCAGGAGGTTGGGCGGATCCACGAGCATGCGCGCAAGGGCGAGGCGGGATTTTTCGCCACCGGAGAGGACCGAGACGGGTTTGAAGACGTCGTCCTTGCGGAAGAGAAACGCGCCGAGGATCGTGCGGGCGCGTTGTTCGGTCAGCTCGTTGGCCGACGTCCGCAACTCCATCACGTTGTCGAGGACGGTGGCGTCGACCCGGAGATTGTCCGCGCGGTTTTGGGCGAAGTAGCCGGCGGTGACGTTGCTGCCGAGTTCGCGGGAGCCGGCCTGGATGGGGACGACGCCGGCGAGGATCTTGAGCAGGGTGGACTTGCCCGCGCCGTTGGGTCCGACGAGCACGATGCGTTGGCCGCGCTGGGCGAGAAAATCGAGGTCGCGGTAGACGACGTGGTCGCCGTAGGCCTGCTGCACGCCGGCGAGCGTGACGACCTTTAGACCCGAGCGCGGAGGCTGCGGGAAGCGGAAGTTGATCTTCTTGAGGTCCTCGACGGGGGCTTCGATGGCGTCCTCCTTGAGTCGCTCGATCTGCTTCTCCTTGGACTTGGCGCGTGAGGCGAGGGAGGCCTTGGCGCCGAAGCGATCGACGAATTTCTGGAGGTGGGCGATCTCGCGTTGCTGGTTCTTGAACTGCGCGAGTTGTTGATCGCGGCGGGCGTCCTTCTCGCCGAGGTAATCGTCGTAGTTGCCGGTGTAGCGGTGAAGCGTGCCGCTGCGCAGCTCGAGGATGCCGTTGCACAGGGCGTTGAGAAACGCGCGATCGTGTGAGATCACGACGAGTCCGCCGGGATAGCGCGTAAGGTAGTCCTGAAACCAGAGCAGCGCTTCCAAATCGAGGTGGTTGGTCGGCTCGTCGAGGAGGAGCAGGGCGGGCTCGCTGACGAGGAGACGGGCGAGGTGCGCGCGCATCACCCAACCGCCGGAAAAGGATTTGGCGGCCTTGTGATGGTCTTCTTCGCGGAAGCCGAGACCGGCGAGGATGGACTTGGCGCGGGGTTCGAGCGACCAGTCGATCTCGTCCCAGCCGTGATCGTCGTCACCGTCGAGATCGAGTTTCTTGCCGCTGGTGGCGATTTCGAGGACCGTCTCCTCGCCGACGGGGGCGCTTTCCTGCGGGAGAAAGCCGAAATCCGAGCCGCGCTCCCACGTGATTGTGCCTTCGTCGGGCGTCTCGTGACCGAGGATGAGGTTGAAGAGGGTGGACTTGCCCGCGCCGTTGGCACCGACGAGGCCGAAGCGATCGGTCCGGGCGATGAAGAGCGAAACCTCGGAGAAGAGGGTGCGCGGCCCGTAGGATTTGGAAACGTCGGCGATCGTGAGCATGAAGGCCGGGACCAAACCGGACGTGGCCGGTGGCCGTCAAGGCTCGGGAAGACGGGGTGTTTCGCAGTCAGTCTCGCTTCGAGCGACCAAGCATCTTCACTGCGCCAGTCTACGGTCGCCTCCCCGTGGTGAGGTGATGTACATCTGGGCGGCAATCGCATGCCAGATGGGTGACACGTATTTCGCCGTTTCATGTCGGCGCGCGCCTGCCCAGAGGCGGTGTGCAGGAGACCAGCCGGCGCGCGAGCGCGGGGCCGTGCGCTTCAGATGCGAAACTCGCGCGAAGGATGAGCGTTGCCACAAGCCACAAAACATGACGCCTCGAGGTCGCGCGGCCGGATCATTCCCTCTCGTGCTCGCTGCGAACAGGAGACGAGCGATGGTCGACTCGGTTACGAGGGGAAGGTGCACCGAGGAGTCGCGAGGCTCGAGGTCGAGATCCCCGTCGATACGACTGCGATCGTGCGGCTTCCCGGAATCGAGGGCCTCGGTGTCACGGAGAGCGGACAACCCGTCGAGACGGTCGCAGGTGTGGCTCTCCTGCTCGTAGAAGAAGGGGCCGCGTTGCACTTACCCGGCTCCGGCACCTACGTCTTCGTCTGGGGTTTCGACGCCGAGCGACGATCGTGAGCCTTCGGTTTCGACGTGCGAGTCGCACGTCTGCATGACGACGGTGTCGCACCTTCGCCGTAGACGTCGAGGGAATGTGTCCCGCATCGCGACCCCGCGCAGGCTGGATCGTCGGAGCTTCGCAACCCCAACCCCAACCCCGATCTCGCTCATGTCTCGCTTCTGGATTCGAACGCTCGCCGTCTGCTTGCCGACGTGCGGCCTTGTCGTCGGACTCTCCGCGGCGCAGCACCGCTCCGAAATCCGCATTCGTGATCCGTTCGTGCTCCCGGACCCCGGCTCCCAAATCTACTACGTTTACGGGACCACGACCTCCGGCATCTTCGACGCCGGTATAGAGCGCAAGGCGGTTATGGTCTTCACGACCAAGGACCTGGAGACGTGGGAGGCTCCCGTGCCGGTGTGGGAAGTACCCGAGGACCATTGGGGCCGCGAGACGGTGTGGGCGCCGGAAGTGCATCGCTACCGGGATCGCTGGTACCTTTTCGTCACCATCACCTCGAAGGATACGCTCCCGACGCCGCCCGGTCGCCCGCAGAACGTGAAGCGCGGGACCGAGATACTGGTGGCCGATTCACCGCTCGGGCCGTTCGAGCCGATCGGAGACGGGCCCCAGACGCCGCACGACTGGATGGCGCTCGACGGCAGTCTGTGGGTGGAGGACGGCGTACCGTACATGGTCTTCTGTCACGAATGGGCGCAGATCACGGACGGAACCTTCGACATCGTGCGCCTGAGCGACGATCTGTCGCGACCGATCGGAGAGCCGCGGTTGTTGTTTTCCGCGTCCGACGGGCCGTGGGTGCGCTGTCGAGGGGACATCGGCGAGTTGTATCAAGGAAAGCGATACCACGCCTACGTGAGCGACGGCAACTGGCTGCACCGTACGAAAGACGGCACGCTCCTCATGCTCTGGTCGAGCTACGGTCCGGCGAAGTACGCGGTCGGCGTGGCCCGCTCGGAGAGCGGAAGCGTATTCGGACCGTGGGTACAAGAGCCGGATCCGATCTGGGTCGACGACGGCGGTCATCCGATGTTGTTCGAGACCTTCGACGGGCGTCTCGTGATGGTCATTCATCAACCCAATCGGCGCGTGGAGCGGGCGCGATTCTTCGAGATGGAGGACCTCGGGCACACGTTGCGCGTGGCGAGCGAGATCGGTCGGGTCGACGACTCGCGCGCGCGACCGATGCCGTCGCAGCGGTAGCGACCGCGAGAAACGGCTGCGCACACGGCGTCGTCGTCGAGCGCGAGCCCGTCCGTTTCCGTCGGAGCCCACACTTCGCTGCCGAGACGCGAGCGTCGCTCCGTATCCAGAGCACGACTACGAAATCGCGGACCGGCGGCGGGGGGGGCGGTCCGGACTCACTCTTGCGTCGGCATCAGCTCTTCGGCCTTCCACATCTCGCGTTGCCAGCCGGAGGCGCGGCGAGTGGCGACCACGTCGGCCGTGGTGACGGGCGACGCGTCGTTGCCGAAGCTCTGCCGGACGTAGGTGACGACGTCGGCGATCTCGGCGTGACTGAGGTTGGGGAGCGGCGGCATGACGCTGTTGTACTGCTTGCCTGCGACCGTGATCGGCCCGATCAAGCCGTGGAGGACGATGCGGACGGGTATCTCGGGTGCACCGGTGACCCATTCCGAGCCCGCGAGCGGGGGAAAGACGTCGGGGACACCTTTGCCGTCGATACCGTGACAGGCGACGCAGGTATTGGTGTAGATGCGGGCACCGCGGGCGTGCACTTCGGGATCGGGAGCGAACTGCACGGTGCGGCTCTCGGCGACGGCGGACGTGGCCAGGCTCGAGCCGATGTAGCGCGCGAAGGCGTTGTCGTGGCGGCCGGCGAGTTGCAGCAGCGCGGTGCGTTGTCGTGGAGACTGGTCGGCGACCCACGCGACGAGCTGCAGGGCGTTGCCGGCGAGCGATTGGTCGAGGCGCTCCAAAGGCAGATTGGCGGCGAGTGCGTCTTGAATCACCCCGTCCGGATGCGCGCGGGCCGCGAGCTGCCATCCGGACCCGAGCGAAGGATCCGCGGTGAACGCCGCCTCGTGCATCGCGGCGAGCAAGAAGAGGCGACGGCCGATCTCGGGCGAGCTGGGTAGACGGGAGACGGCGCCGAAGAGTTCGAGCCATTCGCGATTTCCATCGGCGGGCGGGTAAGGCGTCGTCGTGCCGAGGAAGTGCCGCGCCAACATTTCGGGATGCGACCGGGAGGCGACTTCGTATGCGGCTCGACGGATGTCGAACCGCGACGAGGCGAGCGCAGCGGCGACGTCTTCCGCCCCGAGCCGGTCGAGGCCCACGAGGGTGTGGAAGGCATGGAGAGCCGCGGGGCCCTCGGCAGCGAGGTGCGTGCGCAGTGTCGATTCCGAGGTGTGATGACCGCCTTCCACGAGGAGGCGCTGTGCGTGCAGGCGCCAAAGCAAGTTGGTGTTGTCCAGCGCGGCGAGGAGCGTGTCGGCGTTCTTCGGATCGAGGCGCGGCGCGGGTTCGTCGGCGCTGCCTTTGGGATAGACGCGCCAGATGCGGCCGTAGCTCTTGTCGCGCAGGGCGGTTTCGTAGGCGTTGCCCTTGCCGGTCTCGGCGTCGACGCCGGAGGATGCGGCACTGGGCGTGGGGTTGTGTTGGACGATGAGGTTGTACCAGTCGCAAATCCAGAGCGCGCCGTCGGGGCCGACCTCGGCGGCGACGGGCGAGGTCCAGGCGTCGGCGCTGTTGAAGATGTTGTTCGGACGCTGGCGGGCCTTGAAGGACGCGCCGTCGGGCTCGACGTCGAACGTGCCGACGAGTTTGCCGGTGGGCTCGGTCACGAACGCCACGCGGTTGTGGTAGTCCTCGGGGAAGCGGCGCGCGGTGTAGAACGCGTGTCCGGCGGCGGCGGTGTATTTGTCGTGAACATCCACCTGCCGGATGTCCATCGAGCTGGGGTAGAAGAAGGGATTGTCGTCGGCGCGAGGCGTGCGCGGCTGATTCAGGCCGAATGCATCGTAACGCTCGCGCGGGAGGGTGAAGACCCACGAGGGATTGCCGTTGGCGGTCGAGCCGAGGATGTCGAACTGCTCGGTGAAGCCGAGTCCCCAGGTGTTGTTCGTGGTGGGCTGGAGATACTCGATCGTCTGCGCGTCGCGGGTGAAGCGGAAGAGGCCTTGCGTGAACTCGAGCGGCCTGCCGCCGACCGTGCCTTCGAAACCGGAGTAGCCGATCGTGGCGTAGATCCAGTTGTCGAAACCATAGCGGAGATTCGAGGGGCCGGCGTGAGTGTCGCGCATGCTGAAGCCGGTGACGAGGGTGCGGCGCACGTCCGCCACGTCGTCGCCGTCGGTGTCTTGGAGGAAGACGAGTTCGGTGCCGTTGGTGGCGACGACTCCGCCGTCGACGAACACGAGCGAGGTGGGCACCGAGAGTTTGTCGGCGAAGACGGTGAACTTGTCGGCGCGGCCGTCGCCGTCGGTGTCCTCGCAGATCTTGATGCGGTCGTTGCCGAGGTTCCCTTCCTGGATGTTGTTGGGGTAGTCGATCGTCTCGATCACGTAGGCACGGCCGCGGTGATCCCACGCGACGAAGATGGGATTGACGATGTCGGGCTCGGAGGCGAAGAGCGCGGCCTTGAAACCGGGCGGGACCTGGATGAGTTTGGCGCTGTCGGCGGGCGAGAGGGCGACTTGGGCACGCGTGATGGCTTTGCGGCGGCGGTAGTCGGGGAGCAGCACGTCCTTCTGCGGCAGCTCGGGCAACTGCAGTCGGGTGAGCTTCGCCATGGCCGCATCGCCGACCGTCCAATACACGGCGTTGCGCAAGAGCGCTTGGAAGGCGGGGAGGTCCCAAACGCGGTGATCGTGGCCGGAGGCAGTGTAGAAGATGCGACCGTTGCCGTGCGTGCGGACCCACGACCAAGGTTCGTCGCCGTTCGCGTCGCGACGGACTTGGAGCACGGTGCGGTCCTCGTTGTGCCGGTCGTGCACGTAAGTCTCGTCCCACGCTTCGAACGACTCCAGGCCCTGCAGAATGGGATGGTCGGGAGCGACGTTGACGGGAGAGAACACTTCACCGCCGTGGCGTTGGAAGCGGGCGCCGACGAGGCGGATGAAGTCGGCCGAATGTCCGAAGCAGGCCGACGCGCAATGGATGGGCAGAAAGCCGTGTCCTTCGGCGATGTAGTCGTAGAGCGCCTTCTCCTGCTCCGGGGCGATGCGGTTCCAGTTGGCGTAGAAGAGCACGGCGTCGAACTGCCGCAGGAAGTCCGATCGTAGCGCCTCTTCGAGACTCTCGCTGTAGGTCAGGTTGATGCCCTCGACGCCCAGCGCCTTCTTCAGCACGCGGTAGCGCGTGATGGGGTCGTGAAACGGACCATTGGCGGTAGGAGCGCCGAGGAAGAGGACCTCGAGACGACGAGCGTCGTCGGTCGGCATGACCACGGGAGCAGCGGCTTCGGTGCGAAGAAACGCGATGAAGGAAACGAAAGCGACGAGTACGAACCGGAGGGCAAGATGCATGGGGAGTAGGGGACGCGCGGTCCCGTAGGGGGCGAAGGTCAAACCTACCAAAACCCCGGTTGACTCGCTAGGATGCAGCCGCTCTTTCTCGTGTATGAATGCGACATCGGCGCGTCTGGGCGAACGCGACGCGTGGGCGGAGCGCCTACGGGCGGGACAGTTTCGCCAACTGCTCGATCTTGTGCCGCACACGCTCTTCTTCGCGAAGGATCTCGAGGGGCGCTTGACCTTCGCGAACACGGCCTTCGTGCAGCGTTGCGGTTACGACTCGGAGGAGGAGATCGTGGGACTGCGCGACGAGGACATTTTTCCGCCGGCGCTGGCCGAGCGCTACCGGGACGGCGACCGTCGTGTGATCGCGACGGGCAAACCGGTCTTGGGCATCATCGAGTTGTTTCCCGACGTGCTCGGCGAGCCGGATTGGTGCGAAACGAACAAGCTCCCTCTCTTCGACAGCCGCGGACGTGTTTGCGGTGTGTATGGAACCGTACGGAGCTACGAAGGCGCGCGGGCGGCGATCCAACCGTACCTCGATCTCGCGCCGTCGGCCGACTACTTGAAGACGCACTACGCGGACCGCCTCGACATCGAGAAGCTCGCGTCGCTGTCGGGCATGTCCGTGCGACAGTTCGAGCGCCGTTTCAACCAGACCTTCCGCATGAATCCGCGCACCTACCTCGTGCGCGTGCGGGTGGCGATCGGGGCGGAGCTGTTGCGCACCACGAGTCGACGGACGACGGAGATCGCGCTCGAGGTGGGGTTCTACGATCACAGTGATTTCTCCCGACAGTTTCGCCGCGTGATGGGTGTGTCGCCGACGGACTACCGGCGGCAACGGAGCAAGGACGGAGCGTAGGCACTTTGTCGTAATCATACACGGCATCCGTCCGGGTGCGTCCTAGACCCGGAAGTGGGGCGCTGGCATACTCGTGCGAACCCCGTTTCCCCTCATGACGATTCCGACGTCCGCCGTTCCGTCCCGGACCGCGCCTTCGATGGCGCTGTTCTGGGGATGTTTCATCGCCCTCATCACCACCTCGTTCGCGTTCGTGACGCGTGCGTTTCTGGTCAACGATCCGGCGTTGTGGCCGTCCGAGTTCGGCTTGGACAAGGTGCAAGCGCAGGTGCTCTTCGGGGCCGGCGTGTGGCCGTTCGCCATCTCGATCATCCTCTTCAGCCTCGTGATCGACAAGATCGGCTATCGCACGGCGATGGTCTTCAGTTTCCTCTGTTACGCGGTCTATGCCGCGCTGGCGCTCGGGGCCTACGGAGTGATCCATCCGAACGGCGGTGCGCCGACCGGCGAGGCGCTGGTGGAGGCGCGGGCTCGCGCGTTTCAGATGCTCTATTGGGGATCGGTCATCCTCGGTCTGGGCAACGGGACCGTGGAGGCGTTCATCAATCCCGTCGTCGCCACGATGTTCAACCGCGACAAGACCAAGTGGCTGAACATCCTCCACGCCGGTTGGCCGGGCGGGCTGGCGCTCGGTGGCGTGATCACGATCGTGCTCGGGTCGCGCGTGACCGACGACTGGCGCATCCTCCTCTACGTGCTCGCGATCCCGGCACTCGTCTACCTCGTCATGTTGATCAAGGCGCGGTTCCCGCTCAACGAGCGCGTCGCGTCGGGCACGTCCTATCGGGAAATGCTGGCGGAGTTCGGGGTGCTCGGTGCCGCCATCGCGGGTTATCTCGTGATCAAGCAACTCGGCGAAGTGTTCGGCTGGAGCGACGTCGTCGTCTTCGGACTGCTCGCGGTCCTGTTGGTCGGTTACTGGCTCTACTGCCGGTCGCTCGGCCGCGGGTTGATCGTGCTGCTCTGTCTCCTCATGGTGCCGCTCGCCACTACGGAACTCGGCACCGACGCGGCCATCACGGGCATCATGGAAGAGCCGTTGACGCAGGCCGGATTCAGCCCGCTGTGGGTGTTGATCTACACTTCGCTCATCATGGTGGTGCTGCGCTTCTTCGCCGGTCCGATCGTGCGGGCGCTCTCGCCGCTGGGGTTGTTGGCCGTGTCCGCGGGACTGGCCATCGTGGGTCTGTTTCTCCTCTCGCGCTCGGCGGGGTTGTTCGCGATCTTCGCCGCCGCCACGCTCTACGGTCTCGGCAAGACTTTCTTCTGGCCGACCACGCTCGGCGTCGTGTCCGAGCAATCACCCAAAGGCGGCGCGCTCACGCTCAACGCGATCGCCGGGATCGGCATGCTCACGGCCGGCGTGATCGGCGGTCCGATGATCGGCGAGTTCCAAGAGCGCGCCGCTCGCATCGAGATCACCGAGCAGTTGCCGGGTGTTTACGAGCAAGTGTCCCGCGAGGATCACTACGTGCTCGGAAGCTACACGGCCGTGGACGCCGACAAGGTCGCGATGCTCCCCGCCGAGACGGCCGGTCGCGTCACCGTCATCGCCAAGGAAGCCCGACAGCACGCGTTGGCGACGGTCACGATCTTCCCCGGCATCATGCTCGTCGCCTATCTCGGGTTGATCTTCTGGTTCAAGTCTCGTGGCGGCTATCGTCCCGTGAACCTCCACGTGGGTCACTGAACTGCGGAAACCCGATCATGCTGATTGGCGCCAGTACCTGGCTTTGGACTTCGCCGCTGACGACCGCGGCGGCGGAGGACCTCCTCCCGCGCATCGCGCACCTCGGCTTCGCCGCCGTGGAGCTGCCGCTGGAGGACACCGCGCTCGTGGATGCGAAGCGCGTGCGCGCCCTAGCGGGCGACCACAACCTCGAGGTGTCCGTGTGCGGCGCCTTTGGTCCCGGCCGCGACCTGACCAATGCCGACGCGAAGGTGCGGCAAAATACGCAGGATTACATCGCGGCCTGCCTCGACTTCGCCGTCGAGGTCGGCGCGCCGATGTTCTGCGGCCCGCTCTACGCGGAGGTCGGCAAGCGCCGGCAGCTACCCGAGGCCGAGCGCCGCGCCGAGTGGCAGCTCGCCGTGGCCGGCATCCGCACCGCCTGCGAGGCCGCCGCCACGCGCGGCCTGCGCATCGCCATCGAGCCGCTGAACCGTTTCGAGACCGACCTCGTCCACACCGCGGCCGACGCCGTGCGGATGGCGCGCGACGTGGCGCATCCGGCCGCCGGTGTGATGATCGACACCTTCCACATGACGATCGAGGAGGACAACCTCGAGCAGGCCGTGCTCACCGCCGGGCCGTACCTGCTGCACGTGCAGGTCTCCGAAAACCAGCGGGGCATTCCCGGCACCGGCCTCACCGATTGGGCGGCGCTCGCCCGCGGCCTGCGCGCCGTCGACTACAAAGGCCTCGTCGTGATCGAGAGCTTCACGCCCGACAACCGCGACCTCGCCGCCGCCGTCTGCATCTGGAACCGCCGCGCACCCGACCAGGACACCTTCGCCCGCGAAGGGCTGCGTTTCCTCGAGCAACATTTCACCCCCGCCTCCCCATGAGCACCCGCAAGATCAACGTCGCCATCATCGGTCTCGGCTTCGGCGCCGAGTTCATTCCCATCTACCAGGCGCATCCGAACGCCAATCTCGTCGCCGTCTGCCAGCGCAACAAGAAGAAGCTCGATGCCGTGGCCGACGCTTTCGAAGTGCCGAAGCGTTACGAGAGCTACGACGAACTGCTCGACGACCCGGAGATCGACGCGGTCCACATCAACACGCCGATCCCCGACCACGCCGAGCAGTCCATCAAGGCCCTCGAGGCCGGCAAGCACGTCGCCTGCACCGTGCCGATGGCGACCTCCATCGCCGACTGCCGCCGCATCGTGGACCTCACGAAGAAGACCGGCCTCAGCTACATGATGATGGAGACGGTCGTCTATGCCCGCGAATACCTCTACATCAAGGAGCTCTACGACACCGGCAAGCTGGGCAAGCTGCAGTTCCTCCAAGCGAGCCACCAGCAGGACATGGACGGCTGGCCAAACTATTGGCCCGGCCTCCCGCCGATGTGGTATGCCACGCACTGCGTCGGCCCCATGCTCGCGCTCACCGACGCTGCGGCCGAATACGTCTCCTGCTTCGGCTCGGGCACGATCCGCCCCGAGTTGGTGAAGCACTACGGTTCGCCCTTCGCCGTCGAGACCGCACACGTGAAGCTGAAGGACAGCGATCTCACCGCGCGCATCATCCGCTCGCTCTTCGACACCGCGCGCCAGTATCGCGAGAGCATCGATGTCTATGGCTCGAAGCAGTCGTTCGAGTGGACGCTGATCGAGCACGAACCGCACGTCCTGCACACGGCCAAGAAACCGGAGCCGAAAATCCCGAAGAAGATCCAGGTGCCGGATTTCGCCAAGCGCCTGCCGAAGGAGATCCGCAAGTTCACGACCAAGGGCGTCTATGATCTCGGCAAGAAGACGCATCTGAGCTTCACGCAGGGCGCCGGCCACGGCGGCTCGCACCCGCACCTCGTGCACGAGTTTTTGTCCGCCCTCGTCGAGGGCCGCGACCCGGCCCCGAACGCGGTCAAGTCCGCCAACTGGACCTGCGTCGGCCTCTGCGCGCACGAATCCGCGCTGAAGGGCGGCAAGATCGTCCACCTGCCGAAGTTCACCCTGTCCGGCTGACGGTGGCCGGCAGCCTTCGTTCAGTCCGCGCGCCAGTGTCGGTTCGTTCTTCGGCGAGTGCGTGCGTCGCAGCTGCCCGTGCGCGTCGTGCGGTTCGAGCGCGTGGGCGAGAGACTCGCGCGGTTGGGGCGGATCTGCGGCGTTGAACGTACCCGGGCAGTGCGAGTAAGCGTCATCGACGGAGCCGCCCACCCCGAATGCCCATGCACGCACGTATCCGTCTCGTCTCGTTTCTCGCATCGTTCATCCTTCCGTCGGCGCTCCTCGCGGCGGATTCCGCAACGACGCCGCAGCTCGATTTCGGTAAGCCCTTCTGGGAGCAGAGCGCGGAAGAGCGTGCGCTCGTCGGACGACTCTCGCAGGAGGACCACGCCGATATGATGCGGCAGCTCGGCGTGACGAGACTTCGGCCCGGCCGCAATCCCAACCCCGGCTCGACGAATCCTCCGAACTACGACGAAGCGCGCGCGAATCCCTTTCCCGACTGGCCGCCGTTGCTCCAACTCGCGGACGGACGTGCAGTGACTTCGGCGGACGAGTGGTGGTCGGTCGCGTGCCGGCGAACGTGCCGGGGGTCGCGTGGTCGGTCGTGGAAACCGTGCACACGAAGGTCGGCGACGTGCCCGCGGTCGCGCGGCGGTTGCGAGGTGCCGTCGAGGGAACGGCCGAATCGCCACATCCCGTGAACATCCGTGCGGTGCTCGTGTTGCCGGAAAAATCGAGCACACCGGTGCCGGTGTTGATCATGCTCGGTTGGGCGCGGATGCCC from Opitutales bacterium ASA1 encodes the following:
- a CDS encoding ABC-F family ATP-binding cassette domain-containing protein — translated: MLTIADVSKSYGPRTLFSEVSLFIARTDRFGLVGANGAGKSTLFNLILGHETPDEGTITWERGSDFGFLPQESAPVGEETVLEIATSGKKLDLDGDDDHGWDEIDWSLEPRAKSILAGLGFREEDHHKAAKSFSGGWVMRAHLARLLVSEPALLLLDEPTNHLDLEALLWFQDYLTRYPGGLVVISHDRAFLNALCNGILELRSGTLHRYTGNYDDYLGEKDARRDQQLAQFKNQQREIAHLQKFVDRFGAKASLASRAKSKEKQIERLKEDAIEAPVEDLKKINFRFPQPPRSGLKVVTLAGVQQAYGDHVVYRDLDFLAQRGQRIVLVGPNGAGKSTLLKILAGVVPIQAGSRELGSNVTAGYFAQNRADNLRVDATVLDNVMELRTSANELTEQRARTILGAFLFRKDDVFKPVSVLSGGEKSRLALARMLVDPPNLLLMDEPTTHLDIPSIDALIHALKQYEGTLIFISHDVYFIRQIAKEVLHVHSGRLTPYAGDYDYYLDKSKATNERAALTAGFTDARPPQAPPKVVAEPLPAPAPVATSTTGKPKLTANQLRALRTEVGKLEEEVAKLEAQQAELAAALEDPATYATPGRAQHLNRELSSVVDQITAATRAWEEAAARLEEQG
- a CDS encoding AraC family transcriptional regulator; the encoded protein is MNATSARLGERDAWAERLRAGQFRQLLDLVPHTLFFAKDLEGRLTFANTAFVQRCGYDSEEEIVGLRDEDIFPPALAERYRDGDRRVIATGKPVLGIIELFPDVLGEPDWCETNKLPLFDSRGRVCGVYGTVRSYEGARAAIQPYLDLAPSADYLKTHYADRLDIEKLASLSGMSVRQFERRFNQTFRMNPRTYLVRVRVAIGAELLRTTSRRTTEIALEVGFYDHSDFSRQFRRVMGVSPTDYRRQRSKDGA
- a CDS encoding MFS transporter, whose amino-acid sequence is MALFWGCFIALITTSFAFVTRAFLVNDPALWPSEFGLDKVQAQVLFGAGVWPFAISIILFSLVIDKIGYRTAMVFSFLCYAVYAALALGAYGVIHPNGGAPTGEALVEARARAFQMLYWGSVILGLGNGTVEAFINPVVATMFNRDKTKWLNILHAGWPGGLALGGVITIVLGSRVTDDWRILLYVLAIPALVYLVMLIKARFPLNERVASGTSYREMLAEFGVLGAAIAGYLVIKQLGEVFGWSDVVVFGLLAVLLVGYWLYCRSLGRGLIVLLCLLMVPLATTELGTDAAITGIMEEPLTQAGFSPLWVLIYTSLIMVVLRFFAGPIVRALSPLGLLAVSAGLAIVGLFLLSRSAGLFAIFAAATLYGLGKTFFWPTTLGVVSEQSPKGGALTLNAIAGIGMLTAGVIGGPMIGEFQERAARIEITEQLPGVYEQVSREDHYVLGSYTAVDADKVAMLPAETAGRVTVIAKEARQHALATVTIFPGIMLVAYLGLIFWFKSRGGYRPVNLHVGH
- a CDS encoding Gfo/Idh/MocA family oxidoreductase → MSTRKINVAIIGLGFGAEFIPIYQAHPNANLVAVCQRNKKKLDAVADAFEVPKRYESYDELLDDPEIDAVHINTPIPDHAEQSIKALEAGKHVACTVPMATSIADCRRIVDLTKKTGLSYMMMETVVYAREYLYIKELYDTGKLGKLQFLQASHQQDMDGWPNYWPGLPPMWYATHCVGPMLALTDAAAEYVSCFGSGTIRPELVKHYGSPFAVETAHVKLKDSDLTARIIRSLFDTARQYRESIDVYGSKQSFEWTLIEHEPHVLHTAKKPEPKIPKKIQVPDFAKRLPKEIRKFTTKGVYDLGKKTHLSFTQGAGHGGSHPHLVHEFLSALVEGRDPAPNAVKSANWTCVGLCAHESALKGGKIVHLPKFTLSG
- a CDS encoding glycoside hydrolase family 43 protein, encoding MSRFWIRTLAVCLPTCGLVVGLSAAQHRSEIRIRDPFVLPDPGSQIYYVYGTTTSGIFDAGIERKAVMVFTTKDLETWEAPVPVWEVPEDHWGRETVWAPEVHRYRDRWYLFVTITSKDTLPTPPGRPQNVKRGTEILVADSPLGPFEPIGDGPQTPHDWMALDGSLWVEDGVPYMVFCHEWAQITDGTFDIVRLSDDLSRPIGEPRLLFSASDGPWVRCRGDIGELYQGKRYHAYVSDGNWLHRTKDGTLLMLWSSYGPAKYAVGVARSESGSVFGPWVQEPDPIWVDDGGHPMLFETFDGRLVMVIHQPNRRVERARFFEMEDLGHTLRVASEIGRVDDSRARPMPSQR
- a CDS encoding sugar phosphate isomerase/epimerase, translated to MLIGASTWLWTSPLTTAAAEDLLPRIAHLGFAAVELPLEDTALVDAKRVRALAGDHNLEVSVCGAFGPGRDLTNADAKVRQNTQDYIAACLDFAVEVGAPMFCGPLYAEVGKRRQLPEAERRAEWQLAVAGIRTACEAAATRGLRIAIEPLNRFETDLVHTAADAVRMARDVAHPAAGVMIDTFHMTIEEDNLEQAVLTAGPYLLHVQVSENQRGIPGTGLTDWAALARGLRAVDYKGLVVIESFTPDNRDLAAAVCIWNRRAPDQDTFAREGLRFLEQHFTPASP